One stretch of Ipomoea triloba cultivar NCNSP0323 chromosome 8, ASM357664v1 DNA includes these proteins:
- the LOC116027003 gene encoding uncharacterized protein LOC116027003: MAKKVERQITLENLNIGSMEISQANTVSHNQNAHNELVVAANLYNERRYSNPNKGEKCTYCGMSGHTVEKCYNNHGYPPKWISRFKSKGKQAAAINTTGDSGTTSDQVQKLITLLQAQIGQSLSMNTAAAVALIPKFNEEDYVIEGKFYVTHINSLFFNASTWILNSGATDHIICSLDYFDNYRVVHGAKVNLPTGSTFEVKHIGNVRFNKEIWLKDALHIPSFKFNIIYVSKLLQDTCSKLIFMSDQCLIQGVLGTKIGSAELRNGLYLLNELPKPHVDVHSFAVNYIWGSFQVCSLKGERYFLTPVDDYSRYTWLRIMKSKSEARQCIRRFHAMVLTQFGAMIKIFRTDNGAEFNMTDFFDEKGTIHQ; the protein is encoded by the exons ATGGCAAAGAAGGTGGAACGACAAATTACCTTAGAAAATTTGAACATAGGCAGTATGGAAATAAGTCAGGCGAATACTGTTAGCCACAACCAGAATGCTCATAATGAACTTGTAGTTGCTgccaatttatataatgaaaGGCGTTATAGTAATCCTAATAAAGGTGAAAAATGTACCTATTGCGGAATGAGTGGACACACAGTTGAGAAGTGCTACAATAATCACGGCTATCCTCCCAAGTGGATTTCGAGATTCAAATCAAAAGGAAAACAGGCGGCAGCTATCAACACTACTGGAGATTCTGGAACTACTTCTGATCAGGTGCAAAAGTTGATCACTCTCCTTCAGGCTCAAATCGGGCAGTCCCTAAGCATGAACACTGCAGCAGCTGTTGCTTTGATTCCAAAGTTCAATGAGGAAGATTATGTTATTGAAGGCAAGTTTTATGTTACTCATATTAATTCCCTATTTTTTAATGCATCTACTTGGATTTTAAACTCCGGTGCTACGGATCATATCATTTGTTCACTcgattattttgataattacCGTGTTGTTCATGGAGCTAAGGTTAATCTACCTACTGGAAGTACATTTGAGGTTAAGCATATTGGCAATGTTAGGTTCAACAAGGAAATCTGGTTGAAAGATGCTTTGCATATACCATCTTTCAAGTTTAATATCATATATGTGAGTAAACTCTTACAAGATACGTGTAGTAAGCTAATATTCATGTCCGATCAGTGTCTAATTCAAGGAGTACTTGGGACAAAGATTGGTTCAGCTGAGCTAAGGAATGGTTTATACTTGTTGAATGAGCTGCCAAAGCCACATGTTGACGTTCATAGTTTTGCAGTAAACT ATATTTGGGGGTCGTTTCAAGTCTGCTCACTAAAAGGAGAACGTTACTTCCTAACTCCGGTTGATGACTACTCTAGATATACTTGGTTGCGAATAATGAAGAGTAAGTCTGAGGCTAGACAGTGTATAAGGCGCTTTCATGCCATGGTATTGACGCAATTTGGGGCTATGATTAAGATTTTTCGAACAGATAACGGGGCAGAGTTCAACATGACTGACTTCTTTGATGAAAAGGGCACAATTCACCAATAA
- the LOC116027676 gene encoding uncharacterized protein LOC116027676: protein MSIPRFWEKVYMKMVEGGSRYCSKKKDDICSGESGRGLSVSRLKCFLRGLDLKVLIFLFVLVPTCVFGIYVHGQKITYFLRPLWEKPPKPFNEITHYYDENVSMEKLCKLHGWGVREFPRRVYDAVLFSNEVDMLNLRWKELYPYVTEFVLLESNSTFTGLPKPLYFARNRKNFTFVEPRLTYGQVPGRFKRGENPFVEEAYQRLALDYLLKQAGIQDDDLLIMSDVDEIPSRHTINLLRWCDDIPSVLHLRLKNYLYSFEFFVDNNSWRASVHRYQSGKTRYAHYRQSDDILVDAGWHCSFCFRRISEFIFKMKAYSHCDRVRFSHFLNPKRVQKVICQGDDLFDMLPEEYTFKEIIGKMGPIPHSYSAVHLPSQLFQDPNTYKFLLPGNCLRESG, encoded by the exons ATGAGCATCCCTAGATTTTGGGAAAAAGTTTACATGAAGATGGTTGAAGGGGGATCTCGTTACTGTTCCAAGAAGAAGGATGATATCTGCAGCGGG GAATCGGGTCGTGGATTAAGCGTGTCAAGATTAAAATGTTTTCTGCGAGGCCTGGACTTGAAAGTTTTAATCTTCCTTTTTGTGCTGGTACCTACTTGTGTCTTTGGAATCTATGTTCATGGGCAGAAAATCACCTACTTTCTGCGGCCTTTATGGGAGAAACCACCTAAGCCCTTCAACGAAATCACTCACTATTACGATGAGAATGTGTCGATGGAGAAGCTCTGTAAACTTCACGGTTGGGGAGTTCGAGAGTTCCCAAGGCGTGTCTATGATGCAGTATTGTTCAGTAACGAGGTGGACATGCTTAACCTAAGATGGAAGGAGTTGTACCCTTATGTGACAGAGTTTGTTTTGCTCGAATCGAATTCAACATTCACTGGACTGCCAAAGCCCTTGTATTTTGCTAGGAACAGGAAGAATTTTACATTTGTTGAGCCACGGCTAACTTATGGCCAAGTTCCGGGGAGATTTAAGAGGGGAGAGAATCCTTTCGTTGAGGAGGCTTACCAGCGATTGGCGTTGGACTATCTTCTCAAGCAAGCCGGTATTCAGGATGATGACTTGTTGATTATGTCCGATGTTGATGAAATACCTAGTCGACACACTATAAACCTCTTGAGGTGGTGTGATGATATACCTTCGGTCCTGCATCTTCGACTGAAAAACTATCTTTATTCATTCGAGTTCTTCGTTGATAACAATAGTTGGAGAGCTTCGGTCCATAGATACCAATCCGGGAAGACAAGGTACGCTCATTATAGACAATCGGACGACATTTTGGTTGATGCAGGGTGGCATTGTAGCTTTTGCTTCCGTCGAATTAGTGAGTTCATCTTCAAGATGAAAGCATATAGCCATTGCGACCGAGTAAGATTTTCTCATTTTCTGAACCCGAAAAGGGTCCAGAAAGTAATTTGCCAGGGGGATGATTTATTCGATATGCTACCAGAGGAGTACACATTCAAGGAAATCATCGGGAAGATGGGACCGATTCCCCATTCCTATTCTGCTGTTCATCTTCCATCCCAACTTTTTCAGGATCCTAACACGTACAAATTTCTCTTGCCCGGGAACTGCTTGAGAGAAAGCGGATGA